GAGTAaagaaataaatcatttttagctTTGATCGGGTCAACGCTCTATGTTGACTGTGATGACTTATATTCAAACTTAAAAATGATCAAGAATGGCGTTTTGTGGAATATATGACTTGCACTCctttagttttttaaatttgtgGGTTTAGCTATCAGATTAATATAGTCAATTATGTTTATCTTAGAAGTAGGTGTGTACCTTAGTAATCTTTCCCCTAACATAAGACTTGTATTATCATGattttgatattaattattGAATCATGTATTTGACCATCTCatctaaaaatcaattgatatttgataaatctatataaaatattttacgaCATTTAACATTATCAATCATTTAGGAAACTCAATATTATTTCCCAATATGCTCTATtcaagaagatttttttttttttttttgacatgaCATTTACCATCGAGTTGTAGATCTTTTGGGTCAAATATACATTTCTATGAAAAACAAGATAGTAAACAATGaactaactaaataaataaatattaataaaattattattacaataataatttaattaattagtataaaaaaattaatcatccaAGCATTTGAGCCAATGCAAAAGTTGGATTGGACaccttttattttgatttttgcaTCAAGAATCctcaagtcccaaaattttgggtcaaaatttCACATTTATATTCCTTTTTACATTGGAGATAGGGAATACATTCAAATAGAAAGAGggagggaagaaaaaaaggaaggtcAACCATATCAATGTGAATTCTTAAAGTAAACTCAACATGTGATTATAATAAAAAAGCATGCCTTCCACGCTAGTCTCAAAAAcatataaacaatattatttttattattattattattattgtcaaaaaattatattagaattTAATCACATTTGTTTTTCCCTTCATTAGGTTCGAACCTCAACCACATTGTGTCGACCAAGGAAATGTACTATATTTTAATCGAAGATGAAAAACAAATGCAGGCTACCTTAATTTTATAGTCAATGGCGGATGAGctcacaaattaattaaaaaaaaactttataataaaaatggacacataataattaattttataaagcCTTTGGACGGCGCCTCTTGGTCAGGGATGGCAGGTACAGGTTTTGGTACAAATGATTGCGACGTTATATCACAATAAATATCTACAAATAGTGTTTGGAAAACACTTtcctctaatattttataaaataaaatttatttaaaaatttaaaatattttatatatttttaaaaataatttatatatctaatatcttatttttaattattttacatatttatataattaattttttaaatagtatgAAATTTTGATCTCACGGATGACCATGCATGACGTGGCATTTAGCTAATCAACATTTGGAATCATCCCACAGGCCACATCACATACTCAAactacatttttattttgtgaaattttGCCAAGTGGGATTGGTGTTTGGCTTGATTTTCCAATAATGGTATATTGATTATAATGATTAGTCATGGAGTGAGGTGGTGGTATTCACCTAATCATTAAAAGTGAAGTAGATTTCAAAACCCCCCAACTGCTACAGTTGGTAGCGTATCTTTCTCTCTTGATCATTAATTTCATGGTTCTTGGTCTATAATGCAAGCCTAATCATACTCATATTCCTTCCACTTCAATGGAAAGCTAAGTACAATGATTAAACCCTAGCcatattcatatttcttcaaCTTCAATAGAAGCCTAAGCACAAtgattaaagtgaaaaaaaaaaaaatgatttctcaaCCATCGTTTACATCATAATAACATCGTTTTAAGTAATGCTTGTTtcgtaaaaattaaaaatattttacagcatgttttacaatgattttagaaaatatttctaatatatggaatacaaaaaattttttaaataacacttcctaaaattttgttaaacgcATTATAAGAGTccgtttgataatgattctaaaaaattgtttataatatttaaaaattttatcattcaagtgttataaatattataaatgcttTCTAGAAGTACTTCAAACCATTCTTAAATCCATTTCAAGACTATGTTTGGATTTGCATTTGATACTAGATTGAATCTggtggctttttttttttttttttccttgatccATTTTAAGGCCATTTTTGGTTCTTTCAAAAATGTTGAACCAAAACTTTGACATTGATTTGCTATGTCAAAGCTTTAATACAAAGATGTTAGTTTaatgacataaaaataaaaacaattcatataaaaatatataaggttTTAACTTGATTGGATTAGCTATGCCTATGTCCATGTATAATATACAATTATTAAGTTCTCCAAACATCTCATATTTCCCTTATTATTTATATCTACACCTCGAATTACAAGTCTTTACTTTGTTTGATGTTTTCGATTCTTCCTTATATTTCTCTATCTACTTTCTTATATTTACTTTGTCGGATATTTTAAtaaccctttttattttataaaaaatataatattataatatatattaatatataaaatattttataaaagaataatgtCATATTGGAGGTATTGTTTAGTTCACACTATTAAGATCTTGCATAttctataaaattttgattatatgaacaattttattttaatcctgattttaatttatcgtccatttttttttttttgtataaaagagattaaataatctaaaatttataaatctaaccTCTCTTATATTTTGACttgaaaattaatcaatttttaatataaacatctttaatcatttaatttatttacatataaattttaaaggaaaaagttatttttacctaaatatatatacatgagagcgtttttgcaaataaaaagaattaaaaggtGAAAAGTTACATTTCCAAATTTGAGTATTTAATgacctttttaatcaaataactcaaaTTAAAGCAAGAAATTAAGGGGttgttttataatttagaaaatataatagttttcttagaatttgttattaaaataaaatagtattttagttatttttataaagttttataataataatttaaaaacagagaatattttgaaatttttattttgtatataaatgTGCATTCCTATAAAATAAGTTAgaaattttttcctaaaaaatttattccCTACAACaattgagaattaattttgaataatatatttatttatttttatcaaaattttaattttatattacttattttataaattgaattgataataaaaaaaattatttctaaagtttaaatatattaatcatgaatatttttaaatttaagagaaattttatatttttttaaataaaaatattggaatatatataattttattttatacattaaaaataatctatattcaattttattttttattcattctacaaaatagatataaaaaaacataacatattGGATATGTTATCTTAGGATATCATATTCAttggatttaatatttaaagatatcatatctcattaaaaatcatattttagaaTATGCATTTCTTATTATTGGAGTTAAGTTTGAGTGCCCAAGAGAGTTGACCCAAcccaacaaatgaaaaaaataagaagaacaatTTCTAAGAGTTTTAAAACTACATAGAAACTGTcactattaaatataatttttttttctctttgaatacAAAAGAAACATatgcttttcattttgaaaaagtcATTTTACAAGTTTTTCTAATTTCCTCCGTAAAAGGAAGGTCACTTTTGTGCGATAAGAAAAGAAGGATTCACATATTCATAGTTCTATTTATAATGTACTTGAACCTTATTTTTCATCacttataaaatgaaatatgatataataagatataaatatcttatcttatctcgtcaaccaaatatagccttaaaatattatcttttataattctgtattatataataattttaaattatataacaataaCATTTTACAAGTAGAATGTATTAATACCCCATCCCCCACAAACAAAAAGATTATCACAATCTCACTTTATGCTTAAGTGAAGATAgagttaataataatagataaaaataaaaaataaaaccatgacCCCACCTTTTAGGGGGACCAACATATCCATATATTGTCCTTGTGTCCTTGTGCCCTTTGTGTTTTCCACTTCTCACCCATGCCATACACTTTTTCCACAACATggtaaattaaaattaaaatcactatctCATTGTCACTTTTGTCAAGATTTGTTTAGCTTTGCTCACTTTAATAGGTCATATGCATATATGCCCTACACATAATTTGTTTGTCCACATTTCAAAAGCTAGGTTTGAAACAATTGAAAAAGTAGCTTTGGATGTGGGTTACTAGTGTCAACCAAGTATTGGAATCAAAGTTTTCAACTGGTAGCTCAATTGGTTGGCATATTGAATTTTATCTCAATCTTGAAATGTCTgaaaaaaggattaaaaagaaaaagtaagcttgactttaataatttcattagtAAATAGTTgaacaattcaaataataaaaaataaatatatttgattatttgtgCCATGCATAATTTTTAGGGTTAAATCCCTTGTTTTACATTTTACCTTATCATATTTAAAACCCAACATTTTGCCCTCAATCACAAACCTtccataaaattatatataaaaaaaattaatcatttttgtactttaatttgaatattagtataatattaagtaaaatcaattttaaattgttaatcTTAAAGtgaaatttcttaaatataataattaccagttctgaatttttattttagagagaTCTTTACAGACTATGTGTAATTTTACATACAACTAACAATATTGAACTTGGGTAATAAATGTGCATTTAACAATTTAGGAAACAAAGTCTTGAGTTTTAAATATGGGAGATAAAGCGTAAAATCCGTCCCGATTGAgagttaaaatgtatttaaccttaaatttttttattgatattaaattatatttcttccacttttaaGAGACTCCACTTTAATATCATGTATTATTGTTGTTTTAACCAATGAATGttaaagttgtgatatgataacttaaataaattattaattatttttttgggcCCACAATGGGTTAGTCAAATAAAGataattcaatataaaatgtttttaaagttcCACCACAATCTTGGTGCTAGTAGTTGCCAATTTTGTACCAAACGCCAACCTCCATCATCCACACGCCATACATCTGTCCTTTTGGTCCCATTTTTCTGCTTTCGGTTTTCCTTCCAATGTCaaagattttgattttcaaagcAAATTTTGGGTGTTTTGTACTAACCCGAATCACTAGATTCATGCTGGGACTTGGAAATTGAGCCtctgaaacaacaaaacatagATTTGATTTGTcttctgttttatttattttcaaaagcttTTCATATTTTCGTTTTTCTGGGCCGGTTGGGGAAAAGAATAAAGGACGCCCATGGTCTCCTTCCGGGAAAAGTGGGCTGGGCCTACCACTTTTGGAAATTGGCATCACCTGGCCCAATATTTTTCAGCACCGTTTGTAGACGACGTCGTACGGGGCTTGTACGACATGTACGGAAATGAGTATTTAAGGTCAAAGGTGCCGGAGTTCATtttgattaattgatttattgaagGAGATTTTATAGAGTGTTATTCAGGTGCACTGAAGAATGGTCCACACCATTCTGAATTTAAAGTCAAATGTTTTGCTCGTGGAGACACGTAACGGTTTggaatatttattatatttattatttatatagtaAATATGGTGTTACGCGGATAACCCTCGTCCGTTTAGATAGATGCGGGTCCCACTgcatttaattatcattttgttTGGAAAATGGGAGCCACGTGTCAGCAGAAAGAAGGAGGTTGCAGAAGATTACTATATTCGTGCAGTACGATAATTATCGGAGACTAGCCTTTTGGTCTTTTGACGCTTTGTCACGTATTTGAAAAGTATACGTCGTTAGGCGTAGAGTTTTCCGAAATCTCTCTAATTTTCTACTTTGAAACCATTTTCTCTCACTCCAAATGCAAGCCAGGATTCCACGAAGCACGCTGCCGActgttttcaaaatgatttttttttgtttttttgtttttaaattcagactaaataatatatttaaaatattttacatagaAACTAGTTTAGGAATAATCTAATTTGAAATTCCTATTTTAgggaataatttttgaaatcgttgtaaattctagaaaataaattaatataatttcatatCTATAAAAGTCATATCtttaaaggaaattaaaatatttttattaaaaatattccaataattaaataattccaACCTTTTTCTATTTCAAGAGATGTAGATGACATATTTTTCTTCCGCCCATTTGAGAAAGTATTCTATGTGTACGGATGAAATTATTCCTTTATGGTTTGTTTTAATTAGATAAGAATTGTAATGGCAGGCTACTCATCTTCGCAGGAACTCGCATCTGGCCGTTACTTCGGCTGACCTTTGACTTATTTGATCGTATACTGTTCTAAGTCTCCAACGCGTGCCGACCAAATCACAGCCGTGTGCCTCGCTATAAATCTCTCTACCTTCCTCTTTGTTTCAACTCTCACAATATTCTCCTCTTCCACCGCCACCGCCGCGATAGCCGCAACCTACGCCACCTCCACTGCCAACGTTAAGTGTTGACGGAGAGAAAGGGTTTAAGACAAAAAGGTGTGGCttactttatttattacatCTTCATGAGATACTTCTTCTGCGAACCTAGTGATCAGCAACATGTCCAACATCCCCACCTCTCTCTCTGAAGTCTGTCTCACTCTCTTCCGTCTCACCATGTCTGTTGCAGATCCATGGCCTTTCTCCTGAGCCAAAtaccttttcatttcttttgaaaattctGGTAATTTATAGTTTCTGAACTTTTCTCTCGCACCAAAGACTTACACCATGAGAAAGATCAGGGGCTTCAAACTAGGAAAACGGGTCGTCAAGTTCTGCGGATGGTTTTTCCGGCGAAGCCGAACCCATCTGGGTACCACCGTCTCGGGCAATCGACCGGCAAGACCAAGACCATTTCTCGCCTCTGCAACTGGGGTCAACGTCTCAAAACCAAAGCCAAGAGGATATGTTCGTTGAACCCGGGTCCGGCTTGTTTCTCCGGTTACCTTCCGGTGGGTAAGGAGATGCCAGCGGCGACGGTTCCGAAAGGTCATCTGGCGGTGTACGTGGGTCAAAAAGACGGCGACTTCCAGCGAGTCCTTGTGCCGGTGATATACTTCAACCACCCATTGTTTGGTGAGTTGCTGAGAGAATCCGAGGAGGAGTATGGGTTTCAGCACCCAGGTGGCATCACCATACCTTGCCGGATATCGGAGTTCGAGAGCGTGCAGACGAGGATCGCCGCCTGTCAGGGCTGCCGAAAAATGACGTGGAGGCGGCACTACTCAGCTGGTTGCCATTAttgacgatgatgatgatgatgataaactTATTATTAAGATATTGATTCGCTAGTAATCTTGttttagccttttttttcttgatatttattttattttcattttctctttttaatacaTGATGTAACACTAGTTGTGAGTATATGTAAAGATTTTTTCTTGAACCCTCGCCGTTAATAAATTGATTAGCGATAAGATTAGAAtctgtttgatagtaattatagaatttttttttaatatttttaatatttaaatttttcattattcaaatattataaatattataaatactttctaaaataacTCCCAAATCCACTATTAagagattaattttatttaaatacacgtagttttaatgttaattttattgttcatctattaggtttttttaaaccaatgagaagtattgaattaaaattatttaaattgattttttttttctaaatttaatttaaagttgaGTAATGTTAAACTTTATGATATAGTTGAAGATGTGTGTGCAATAGTCATGGTGACCACAAGGGTCTTAATCGGGCATAAATGGTGGTGGTAGTGGAGAATCTATGATGGGAATCACTCCTATATGTGAATAGAGGAGTCCCCACCCACCACTAGTGATTGTTGAAGGTGTGAATGGTTCAATTTTGGGATCTTGATGTGGTACATACCCTATCACCCCTGctctcaataaaaatattttattaaaattattaaaaaattaaataatgggatacccatatttgaaaaaataattttcatgcaTTGAactttattttaacatttttatatcattaattttttatcctaaAGTGTTAAAGTTTTTGTCCAAAAGAGTCAtgtttcataataaaatatttattttgtttgcttaattaaagaaaataaaaataaaatattaaaaaaatgaatataaatgaaGGTGAATACTTCAgaactcaaaatatttttattttttccttataccaaaggtaaattttaaaaataaaattatataaaattttaaacatgaattaaaattatcattttactTATCTACCTTTCTTTCTCGTATCTtcactcaattttgttttctatttgttatgaatttaatataaattatccctataatatttaaagttcaatataaaaaaaatataaaatataaaaatataattaaaattagcaatttttttttatatttttaaattatttgatttttatataaaaattttaaattgataaaataatatttaaaaataatttattatctttaaatttatttttttctttttctatatattttctcattattttacttatctcttgttttttcttcaaactttccGAAAACCAAATAAGTTggatcttttaatattttatttcttttttttcctttgaataaTTTCTTCCTCCATCTTATTCCCatttatgaaaacaaaattgaagatATTCCactgaaaaaatattaaataatttaataatttgataagATGGTGAGAGTGGAATCTAAGTTcaagtaaataattttaaaggatGAGGAGAGTGCCTTTAACCCTTTTCATCATTAAAATTGGAAAGCAAAGAAAAGTTCTATTCCTGCAAGGCTGCAACCAATCAATTCTCTGCTTGTTGGAAAAGTGTTTGGATGGGAGGAAAATGACACTTCTTCTTCAACCTCCCTTACCTCATTATTGATGTACAATGTAGAATGTAACCCCCTCTCTTAAAAAAATGTACGATTTGGATATGCCCCAAACCCACCCCACAATCCATGGCTTTAGTTGGTCAAACACGACTCTCTTGTATACATACATGGAAAAACCTTCACGAAACTTTCCATGTTTGTTGGGGGAAAATAAGTGGAAAAATGTGTAGCctagaaaatagagagagaaaggacaagagaagaaaaataattaaaattattttaaattaaaaagagtttgtcaaaaaatatttttaagaataattttctatacttaaaaaaaaaacttgacttttcaagattgaaaatgtatttaataatttttgatagaaaataacatttaccaatttgttttaaaaatagggtttttttttttgataatatattttaattatcttttagagaatattttgaataataattatataaatataaaaacgaTTTTAGGTGGTGCGtttcttaattaaataaaaattatcaaaatatttgattttttttattaaggtaaaattaacatataaatatcaattaagataattgaagtgaaattgttattaataggtttagtttatttattttgattgatattaatatggTACTTTTAACCGAAtataaaaagcaaaatattttaactttttatattaagccaaaaaaacaaaacactatCAATTTTTCCTAAATGGAAAAAGTActatattagtttttctttcatttttaatgtttaacagatataaaatattataaaacaaactatctaatacttaatactattaaataacatttagttttaagttctatttaaattaattaaaaacaaataaacacccAACACAGATCAGACAAAACTAATATAACAAGTTGCTCTATATTGGACCCATTAcaaacaagggaaaaaaaaaaaaaaaaaccattttcatacCTTATGGACTTGGTTTCATTTGAAGGAAATATCGACTCGCATGCCAAGCCTTCACCACTATGCCCTAGAAAAGAGGGTTGGGCTGGTGGGGGTTGTGTGAACTAGGAAGGTGGTGTGGtatattaatgttttatttaattggGTGGTTAGGATAATTTGATGAGTTTGGAGCTTGGAAAGAATGTGTCATCTTCCATGGAATAATGGCGAAGAGATAATTATCTTTCCGATATGCCATTTGGGGATGTCTTTGCTCAATCAAGATGTGCAAGTGATGGCTTGTGAAAAGGAGGGCCACTTCAAATTTTGAGAAGTTGAAACTTGAAGGAGTCCACAACCATTCATTGTTTAGGCTTTGTTTGGATGAACCCAAATTTAAAACTTGCCTTGAGTTTCATTACCTTATGGGGTGTTTACTAAATTCTAAGAAAATGGCatggaggaaaaggaaaaaaaaaggcaaagaaaataattgaaattgaaattagaattaaaattaagaatttggaTTGAAATGTTTATGAAATTACgaggaaagagaaaataatgaaaatgattgatttaagttatttaataattataaagagTTTGATCATATTACAATTATGAAAAGTCATCGTTAGAGTTTAGTTCCTCACCGCCTTTTTTGTCAAAAGTTCCTAACTTCTCGACTTTATGTCGAGTAAGGTAAGCGTAAGGGTAAGTTAACTTCatacatattttttcaaaaattgcttAAGATTGCATTGCTTTCGTGAGGAAAACCTTGTTATGGGATGTTTactaaattataagaaaatgaaatggaggaaaaaaaaggaaaaggaaataattgaaattgaaattagaataaattaagaattcattgaaatatttatgaaattatgaggaaagagaaaaaaatgaaaataattgattttaagttatttaataattataaagagTTTGATCATATTACGACTATGAAAAGTCATCGTTCTTCAGAGTTTAGTTCCTCGCCGCCTTTTTTGTCAAAAGTTCCTAACTTCTCGACCTTATATCGAGTAAGGTAAGGGTAAGGGTACGTCAATTTCATATatggtttttcaaaatttgcttAAGATTGTGTTGCTTCCGTAAGGAAAACCTCCTTATGGGGTGTTTACTAAAttctaagaaaatgaaatggggaaaaaaaggaaaggaaataattgaaattgaaattacaattaaaattaagaattcaATTGAAgtatttatgaaattatgaggaaagagaaaagaatgaaaataattgattttaagttgtTTAATATTATAAGGAGTTTTGTCATATTATGGCTATGAAAAGTCACAATTCTTTCCTCATTGCCTCTTTCATCAAAAGTTCCTAACTTCCTTAGTCTTATGTCAAGTAAGGTAAGGGTAAGGATACGTCAACTTCATACACGGTTTTTCAAAATTGCTTAAGATCGTGTTGCTTCCGTAAGGAAAACCTCCTTCTTgtgaaatagaaaattattttgttaaattatttaGAGAGGAACGAACAATAACATTTTCAACggtaacaaaaagaaatatatgtgactttttattttgaaaaaaaaaagaagatattttagaaaatcattttcatttccattgcCATATTCTCCCTTGGATGAAGATGAaagtattaaacaatataatcATGGGTGGATCCACCCACTCAGTGCGTGCACCGCAAAATTCAAGCCTTTCTAGTCCACCTATTTCATGGGCTGGTCTCCTTAGCCCAGTTAACATTGGGCTGGGCTCAGATACAAAAAGGTCCATTGACCATCTTTACAATCCAAATCATTTGAAGGCCATAAACCCACAGATCCTCACCATGGTTAAAAAGGAATGGTGTTTGTTCATATTTATGACAATATTCTCGAGTGAAAGTACTACTTTTAGAAAAGATGGTATAATaatccacacacacacacaagtaGGCCCATTGATGACCAACTGGGCCCTTTCTTCTTTGGGAAGGCTCCACatgaaaaactcttttttaaaaaagaagccCAACCAAACCCAAAATcaagcaagagaaaaaaaaaattggatgagaaggctaaagaagaaaatgttgAGAAGCCTTCAACCACACTCTACTGACAATATCTTCATCTTTGCACTCAGACTTTACTCTCTTCTCTTCATCTTCTCCTCCCTCAACAGCCATGGCCGCCTCGTCGACTCCCACATCTTCATCTACGCAGGCTGTTCCCAAGAAAAGTACCAACCAAACTCAGCCTTTGAAGGCAGCCTCAATTCTTTACTGGCCTCAGTTGTGAGCTCTGCCCCTCAGACCTCTTACAATAGCTTCGCCATGGGAAATGGCAGCTCAATCTCAACGGAGGGTGCCGTGTATGGTTTGTATCAGTGCAGAGGCGACTTGAAGACGACTGACTGCTCAAGGTGTATTGAGAGTGCAGTTAGCCAAATAAGTCTGGTTTGTCCGTACTCCTATGGGGCTGGTTTGCAGCTGGAAGGCTGTTACGTGAGGTATGAGCATGTGGACTTCTTGGGGAGGCTGGATACGAGCCTTATGTACAAGAAGTGTAGTAAGAGTGTGAGCAATGATGTGGAGTTCTATAGGCGAAGGGACGATGTTCTTGCTGACTTACAGACTGCAACTGGGTTTCGAGTCAGTAGTTCAGGGTTAGTAGAAGGTTTTGCCCAGTGTTTAGGGGACTTGAGCTCAGGTGATTGCTCTGCTTGTCTTGCTGAAGCTGTTGGAAAGCTGAAGAATCTGTGTGGATCAGCTTCTGCATCAGATGTGTTCTTGTCACAGTGCTATGCTAGGTACTGGGCTTCTGGCTACTATGATTTCTCTTCAGGTACTCCTCCCcaaaattttcttcccttgtttaaaaatttttgttagTATCTACGGTTTAATATCTCATCCAAAAATCAATTGGTTATGGGCATTTTTTCCCCttattatacaatttttttgttaGTATCTAGGGTTTAATCATCTCATCTGTAAACCAACTGGTTATTAATGAGGTCAAGCTAATAGTCTTTATGTGGTTCAATCCTGTGGTATATAGTGTGGCTTAACCCATCTCACACATCCCGAGGCTTATATTGATATCGGATTATCTTTGGTCTTACACACTTATCACAAAGTCATTTTTAATAGGCATTTTTTGTGAGACTGCAGCATTGTTGCATACCTAACAATTTTTCATATTAGCCTTAAACATCTGTCTTAACCTCTTAGGTATTCTCTATCTATCACCTGTGTGAGGGTATAGATGTTTTACAAGGTTAGAAGGAGCAAAAAGAAACAGAAATAAGCCTCTtgataatgataaattaagagaagaaaaagaaagggaaaaagggTATGTTTTTTTCCTGTTGAGTGAGTAAAATATGAGGGCATTTGCAGGTTTTGATGCATATAGTGAATTGATAAAGAGGGGCAGAGTTTTTGAGATAGAAAAGGGAGAGCCCatttgaaaaaattcaaagccCTAAGAGTCAACAAGCAATCTTTTTATAAAGTAAAGCATCATGGGGGTGGTAATGCCACTTTACTTAACTTTCTTTTGGGCACACCTTCATTTTTGCTGACATTAATTCCTCTCTTCCTTTATCTtgtctctcttttcttttctt
The sequence above is drawn from the Vitis riparia cultivar Riparia Gloire de Montpellier isolate 1030 chromosome 15, EGFV_Vit.rip_1.0, whole genome shotgun sequence genome and encodes:
- the LOC117932392 gene encoding plasmodesmata-located protein 8-like, with the protein product MRRLKKKMLRSLQPHSTDNIFIFALRLYSLLFIFSSLNSHGRLVDSHIFIYAGCSQEKYQPNSAFEGSLNSLLASVVSSAPQTSYNSFAMGNGSSISTEGAVYGLYQCRGDLKTTDCSRCIESAVSQISLVCPYSYGAGLQLEGCYVRYEHVDFLGRLDTSLMYKKCSKSVSNDVEFYRRRDDVLADLQTATGFRVSSSGLVEGFAQCLGDLSSGDCSACLAEAVGKLKNLCGSASASDVFLSQCYARYWASGYYDFSSDSSSNQDQVGKTVAIIVGVLAGLAIVVVLLSFLRRALG